One segment of Ancylothrix sp. D3o DNA contains the following:
- a CDS encoding tyrosinase family protein, producing the protein MSLKQIYTWVAIGAGSLIVLGAGAANAATFTRAQYTPNDMLDFRALGYTYDNFDTNTVATVAPGVIIPNTLQVRRNITSLSPDELTRYVNAVTTLKNTMVTTTNGVQISVYDQFVATHLGAMDLAGRPGPNGQPLVNAAHGNAGFLPWHRAFIYEFEKQLQTVDSSVTIPYWDPTNATQTTALFSAGLFGSRNTGAGGLIDGRFAGWQQRNDLSGNTWLGTQSGSRNLRRASTQNINTFTTNMQTVSTAALNQAVYLNAANTGGFNRPVELSIHNPMHTFVGGSMNFMTSPNDPVFWLLHAGIDRLWSRWQVAVADTPTTGRLTGTAAYATPGVGTPYGHGRLDAMWPWDNGQSRVAADLAALLPTLPGVSPIDPGVLAGEFMMASAPSDLSTDVTGNMYNPWGHHAYHGDQPCPDIVANLPCDKPCHNGSSVPEPASIFGLLTFGALGAGSLRKRKLAKAAN; encoded by the coding sequence ATGAGTCTGAAGCAAATTTATACTTGGGTAGCTATCGGTGCTGGCAGCTTGATTGTTTTAGGGGCCGGTGCAGCAAATGCGGCAACCTTCACCCGCGCTCAATATACGCCCAATGATATGCTCGACTTTCGGGCCTTGGGTTATACTTATGACAACTTTGATACAAATACAGTGGCTACAGTGGCACCAGGGGTGATAATTCCTAACACCCTGCAAGTAAGAAGAAATATTACCTCCCTGTCGCCCGATGAACTAACCAGATACGTCAATGCCGTAACCACCCTAAAAAATACAATGGTAACGACGACAAATGGTGTTCAAATTAGTGTATATGACCAGTTTGTCGCAACTCACTTAGGCGCGATGGACTTGGCAGGCCGGCCTGGGCCAAATGGCCAGCCGTTGGTGAATGCGGCGCACGGGAATGCAGGGTTTTTGCCTTGGCACCGCGCTTTTATCTACGAATTTGAAAAACAATTACAAACCGTTGACTCCTCCGTAACCATTCCTTACTGGGACCCCACCAACGCAACCCAAACAACAGCGCTGTTTTCGGCAGGTTTGTTCGGTAGTCGCAACACAGGGGCCGGCGGCCTGATAGATGGTCGTTTTGCCGGTTGGCAACAGCGTAACGACCTCAGCGGTAACACTTGGCTGGGAACCCAAAGCGGTTCACGCAACTTGAGACGGGCGAGTACGCAAAATATTAATACCTTCACGACCAATATGCAGACGGTATCGACAGCCGCTTTGAATCAAGCTGTTTATTTGAATGCAGCCAACACAGGAGGCTTTAACCGACCAGTCGAGCTATCTATCCACAACCCGATGCACACCTTTGTCGGTGGGTCAATGAATTTTATGACTTCTCCTAACGATCCGGTGTTTTGGTTGCTTCATGCAGGTATAGATCGCCTGTGGAGTCGTTGGCAAGTGGCAGTTGCAGATACTCCCACAACAGGCCGGTTAACCGGCACCGCGGCCTATGCAACCCCCGGCGTCGGAACTCCCTACGGTCATGGCCGGCTTGACGCCATGTGGCCTTGGGATAACGGACAATCTCGCGTAGCCGCAGACTTGGCCGCGCTTTTGCCTACCTTGCCTGGTGTCTCTCCTATCGATCCGGGCGTGCTGGCAGGCGAGTTTATGATGGCCAGCGCTCCTTCAGACTTAAGTACAGATGTCACCGGCAATATGTATAACCCCTGGGGACATCACGCCTATCACGGAGATCAGCCTTGTCCTGATATTGTGGCTAATTTACCTTGTGATAAGCCTTGCCACAATGGCTCATCGGTTCCCGAACCGGCTTCTATTTTTGGCTTGTTGACATTCGGTGCTTTGGGTGCCGGTTCTCTGCGGAAGCGCAAATTAGCAAAAGCCGCTAACTAG
- a CDS encoding tyrosinase family protein, with product MPVKPSLTWIITITSSFFALSISPVRAYTFSTGQVTPAQTLDFTSYGYRYDTMANSGLTGGNLQVRENAANLSGDEISRFLNALDVLKTERFVTTANGQTISEYDQFVATHLATMDMTGRIGPNGQPLVNGAHGNAAFLPWHRQFLNEFELALQSVDASVTIPYWDWTNQAATQNIIFQDNFMGPNGNAAQNRNITSGLFTVANGWGQRTDLSGSAWTGINTNIRAIRRNLGAFTALGTQAQVNNALNTNAYLTLRGRLEAGAGMHNTMHNWFGTGSTMRTQTSPNDPMFWLLHANIDRLWGQWQLNGRWGANFYPAGGQPYGHNLNDLMWPWNTANIPIANDLLDLTPTRPGQQRLAFDASQEFLMASAPTDLFTDTSGGYMYNPWGHHAYHGDEPCPDLVADLPCDKPCHNGSSVPEPASIFGLLAFGVLGAGSLKKRGSKVLAGAKN from the coding sequence ATGCCTGTCAAACCTAGCTTAACCTGGATTATCACCATCACCAGCAGCTTTTTTGCACTAAGTATTAGCCCGGTGCGAGCCTATACATTCAGCACCGGCCAAGTCACACCCGCCCAAACCCTAGACTTCACCAGCTACGGATATCGCTACGACACAATGGCTAACTCTGGGCTCACCGGCGGAAACTTGCAAGTGAGAGAAAACGCCGCCAACCTAAGCGGCGATGAGATTTCAAGATTTCTCAACGCCCTTGATGTGTTAAAAACAGAAAGATTTGTCACCACCGCCAACGGCCAAACAATCAGCGAATACGATCAATTTGTCGCCACCCACCTCGCCACAATGGACATGACAGGACGTATCGGGCCCAATGGCCAACCCCTTGTCAACGGCGCACACGGAAACGCAGCATTTTTACCTTGGCACCGGCAATTTTTAAACGAATTTGAACTTGCCCTACAAAGCGTCGATGCCAGCGTTACCATCCCCTACTGGGACTGGACAAACCAAGCAGCCACACAAAATATAATTTTTCAAGACAACTTCATGGGGCCCAACGGCAACGCTGCTCAAAATCGTAACATCACCTCTGGGCTGTTCACCGTTGCCAATGGATGGGGGCAAAGAACAGACCTCAGCGGAAGCGCTTGGACAGGAATCAACACTAACATCCGAGCAATACGGCGAAACTTAGGCGCGTTCACCGCCTTGGGAACCCAAGCCCAAGTCAACAACGCCCTCAACACCAATGCTTACCTCACACTACGCGGTCGCCTCGAAGCCGGTGCAGGAATGCACAACACCATGCACAACTGGTTCGGGACAGGTAGCACGATGAGAACCCAAACCTCTCCCAACGATCCGATGTTTTGGCTATTGCACGCCAACATCGACCGCTTATGGGGACAGTGGCAGCTAAACGGACGCTGGGGGGCAAACTTCTATCCAGCCGGCGGCCAACCCTACGGACATAACCTTAATGACCTAATGTGGCCTTGGAATACAGCAAATATACCCATTGCCAACGACTTACTAGACCTGACTCCAACTAGACCTGGACAACAGAGACTTGCCTTCGACGCCTCCCAGGAATTCCTCATGGCGAGTGCGCCGACAGACTTATTCACCGATACCAGCGGCGGCTATATGTACAACCCCTGGGGACACCACGCCTATCACGGCGACGAACCTTGTCCTGATCTTGTCGCTGATTTACCCTGCGATAAACCCTGCCATAACGGTTCCTCGGTTCCCGAACCGGCCTCAATTTTTGGTTTATTAGCCTTTGGAGTTTTGGGGGCCGGTTCCTTGAAAAAACGAGGCAGCAAAGTCTTGGCCGGGGCGAAAAATTAG
- the ald gene encoding alanine dehydrogenase — MEIGVPKETKDQEFRVGLSPSSVRVLSDKGHSVYVETNAGVGAGFTDLEYIQAGAKIVSTAKEAWDRDLVVKVKEPLKAEYPLLQKDQLLFTYLHLAADRTLTEHLINSGITAIAYETVELASHSLPLLTPMSIIAGRLAVQFGARYLERQQGGRGVLLGGVPGVMPGNVVILGGGVVGTEAARIAVGMGASVQIIDINVERLAYLETLFGSRVQYLYSESLTIESIVPQADLLIGAVLVPGRRAPILVSGSLVAKMRPGSVIVDVAVDQGGCVETLRATSHTHPTYVEEGVLHYGVPNMPGAVPWTATQALNNSTLPYVLKLANQGAEVLKSDAALAGGLNVQAGRLVHPAVCEVFPDLA; from the coding sequence ATGGAAATAGGTGTTCCCAAAGAAACAAAAGATCAAGAGTTTCGGGTGGGTTTGAGTCCCAGCAGTGTGCGAGTGTTGTCTGATAAGGGCCACTCCGTATATGTAGAAACCAATGCCGGCGTCGGTGCCGGGTTTACGGATTTGGAGTATATTCAGGCCGGGGCAAAAATTGTCTCAACCGCAAAAGAAGCTTGGGATCGAGACTTGGTAGTAAAAGTCAAAGAACCCCTAAAGGCAGAATATCCGCTGCTACAAAAAGACCAATTGCTTTTTACTTATCTGCATTTGGCAGCAGATCGCACCTTAACCGAGCATTTAATTAACTCTGGTATTACCGCTATTGCTTATGAAACCGTAGAACTTGCATCCCATAGTTTGCCGCTGCTGACTCCCATGAGTATCATTGCCGGTCGTTTAGCTGTGCAGTTTGGCGCCAGATATCTCGAACGGCAACAAGGCGGACGGGGTGTGCTTCTGGGGGGTGTTCCTGGGGTGATGCCTGGTAATGTGGTGATTTTAGGCGGGGGTGTCGTGGGGACAGAAGCGGCTCGCATTGCGGTGGGGATGGGCGCGTCTGTGCAAATTATAGATATTAATGTGGAGCGTTTGGCCTATCTGGAAACGCTTTTTGGCTCACGGGTGCAATATCTTTACAGTGAGTCTTTAACCATTGAATCCATTGTTCCACAAGCGGATCTGTTGATTGGGGCTGTTCTAGTTCCAGGCCGGCGGGCTCCTATTCTGGTGTCTGGTTCTTTGGTGGCCAAAATGCGCCCTGGTTCAGTGATTGTTGATGTGGCTGTGGATCAGGGCGGTTGTGTGGAAACACTGAGAGCTACCTCTCACACTCATCCTACTTATGTTGAGGAGGGAGTTTTACATTATGGTGTGCCAAATATGCCGGGGGCTGTTCCCTGGACGGCTACGCAAGCACTTAATAATAGTACCTTGCCTTATGTGCTGAAGTTGGCAAACCAAGGTGCTGAGGTTTTAAAAAGTGATGCGGCTCTGGCTGGTGGTTTGAATGTCCAAGCAGGCCGGCTCGTACATCCCGCAGTATGCGAAGTTTTTCCTGATTTGGCGTAA
- a CDS encoding chlorophyll a/b-binding protein yields MTAPQPSTTPKLEEPKFGFNDYAERLNGRAAMIGFVLMLIIEYVTGQGLLRWLGLN; encoded by the coding sequence ATGACTGCACCTCAACCCAGCACAACCCCTAAACTCGAAGAACCAAAGTTTGGTTTTAATGATTATGCTGAACGCCTCAACGGTAGAGCCGCGATGATCGGCTTCGTGCTGATGTTAATTATTGAGTATGTCACCGGCCAAGGTCTACTGAGATGGCTGGGTCTGAATTAA